In the Arachis stenosperma cultivar V10309 chromosome 8, arast.V10309.gnm1.PFL2, whole genome shotgun sequence genome, ggTAGAGTTCATAGCAGAAGGTACTCAAGATGCAGAGAAACAACAACAGAAGAAAGCTAATAGTTCAAGGCTTTCAATTATTCTTCTAGATCAAGGTTTCACAGTGTATAAATGGATATTCCTTGTTTGTTTGGCCTTGAATATGGTTGCATTATCTCTTGCAGCTTCAGGGCATTTTCCATATGCAAAGGAAAAGGCTTCACTTTTCTCCATTGCTAACATTCTAGCTCTTACACTATGCAGAAGTGAAGCAACACTCAGAATTCTTTTCTATTTAGTTGTGAAGACTATTGGGAACCCTTGTGTTCCTCTTAGGATCAAAACTTCCACAACTTCATTCCTTCAAAGCCTTGGAGGAATCCACAGTAGTTGTGGTGTTTCTTCCATATCATGGCTTCTCTTTTCTTTAGTCCTTActatgaaaaacaaaaacaaaacttCCACTGAGATCATTGTTGTTGCATTTGTCATCCTCTTACTCCTTTTTCTGTCTTCCCTTGCCGCCTTCCCTCTTGTCCGCCACCTCCACCACAATGTCTTCGAGCGCACGCACCGGTTCGCCGGCTGGACAGCTCTCATCCTTCTCTGGCTGTTCATTCTTCTGTCTATAAGCTATGATCCTAATTCACAATCCTATCACTTCACCATCTCTAAGATGATCAAGAACCAAGAATCATGGTTCACTCTAGCCATCACAATCCTTATAGTCCTTCCTTGGTTAACCGTTAGAAGGGTAGCGGTCCGTGTTTCTACGGCATCAAGCCATGCCACAATCATAAAATTTGAAGGTGGTGTTGAAGCAGGGTTGTTTGGTAGAATTAGTCCATCACCTTTATCTGAATGGCATGCATTTGGGATCATATCTGATGGAAAGAAAGAACACATGATGCTAGCTGGTGCGGTTGGTGACTTCACACGATCATTAGTTTCAACAAAACCAAACCATCTTTGGGTAAGGAAATTGCACTTTGCTGGGCTAACTTACCTAGTGAAACTGTACAAAAGGGTGTTGTTGGTGGCAACAGGATCAGGAATCTGTGTGTTCTTGTCATTCCTATTGCAGAAAAGGCAACATCATGTTGATGTGTATCTGATTTGGGTGGCTAAGGATATTGAAACAAACTTTGGAAAGGAGATAGTTGAGTTGGTAAGAAATTATCCAAAGGAGAAAGTGATTGTTCATGACACTGGAGTTTGTGGTAGGCCTAATGTGGGTGAGATGAGTGTGGAAGGTGCTACTATGTGGAATTGTGAAGTAGTTATTGTTACTAGCAACCCTCAAGGTAGCAAAGATGTTGTTAGAGCATGCAAGAAGGCCAAGATTCCTGCTTTTGGTCCAATTTGGGACTCTTGAAACACTAACTTTTCAAGGGGAATGGTGTTCATTTCTTTTACTCTTGTTTTTTTTGGATCAAGCAGA is a window encoding:
- the LOC130945881 gene encoding adenylate-forming reductase 06235-like, yielding MGGTEMKIARFSSCRGVPFEINANRSNPFAIEPPPTPIPKPEPTTHGSWRWLPWTRTNSFKLLPRMYAVSPGRSRSSSHFCDIDIDADKDDHDDDDDDDVEVEFIAEGTQDAEKQQQKKANSSRLSIILLDQGFTVYKWIFLVCLALNMVALSLAASGHFPYAKEKASLFSIANILALTLCRSEATLRILFYLVVKTIGNPCVPLRIKTSTTSFLQSLGGIHSSCGVSSISWLLFSLVLTMKNKNKTSTEIIVVAFVILLLLFLSSLVWLFILLSISYDPNSQSYHFTISKMIKNQESWFTLAITILIVLPWLTVRRVAVRVSTASSHATIIKFEGGVEAGLFGRISPSPLSEWHAFGIISDGKKEHMMLAGAVGDFTRSLVSTKPNHLWVRKLHFAGLTYLVKLYKRVLLVATGSGICVFLSFLLQKRQHHLVRNYPKEKVIVHDTGVCGRPNVGEMSVEGATMWNCEVVIVTSNPQGSKDVVRACKKAKIPAFGPIWDS